The Periplaneta americana isolate PAMFEO1 chromosome 2, P.americana_PAMFEO1_priV1, whole genome shotgun sequence genome has a window encoding:
- the LOC138715257 gene encoding zinc finger protein OZF-like isoform X3, whose translation MSLTSRRLSMDELEMDPLIPKIEDVNEKEEKPLSTAGNFLEVNVNEIKIEPPEPNTDAESNIKCEKNEDCSSFPVVKYEDEEESWNTDAVKEEPVSDETEDDDDLIETSLKPVSHEGARTQESDYIVTLEDMKQQSPTEAESKFFKCNICERRFGSKQVLHNHIKTHTNEKPFKCDTCEKSFALLPYLRAHVLTHTDQKSFSCNVCDKSFALRIHLRRHEARHKAERPFKCDICHKDFAQIKCLRQHKVTHTQDKPFKCEFCDKSFALQTRLYDHSILHRDEKQYKCNFCGKRFAKRAYIKSHLLTHTDEKPFKCPLCEKCYASKHQLAGHTLSHAPEKPNKCNLCGKSFVRKRALRTHIITHTNEKHYKCNYCDKNFALMDYLRRHLRNVHSKDIS comes from the exons TCAGCATGGATGAACTGGAGATGGACCCCTTGATTCCAAAGATTGAAGACgtaaatgaaaaagaagagaaaccACTCTCAACG GCAGGGAATTTCTTGGAAGTTAATGTGAATGAGATCAAGATAGAACCTCCAGAACCGAACACTGATGCCGaatcaaatataaaatgtgaaaaaaatgaaGATTGCAGTTCATTTCCTGTCGTTAAGTATGAAGATGAG GAAGAGTCATGGAATACGGATGCTGTCAAGGAGGAGCCAGTGTCAGATGAGACCGAGGATGACGACGATTTGATTGAAAC gtCCTTAAAGCCTGTTTCCCATGAGGGTGCGAGAACCCAAGAAAGTGACTACATTGTCACACTGGAAGATATGAAGCAGCAGAGTCCTACAGAAGCAGAGTCGAAGTTTTTCAAATGCAACATTTGCGAGAGGCGTTTTGGAAGTAAGCAAGTCCTTCACAATCACATAAAAACTCACACGAACGAAAAACCTTTTAAGTGTGACACGTGTGAGAAGAGTTTTGCTCTATTACCGTATCTTAGGGCACACGTATTGACACACACAGACCAGAAATCCTTCAGTTGCAACGTTTGTGACAAAAGTTTTGCACTGCGCATTCATCTTCGAAGACACGAAGCAAGACACAAAGCTGAGAGGCCTTTCAAGTGTGACATTTGTCATAAAGATTTTGCACAAATAAAGTGTCTGCGGCAACACAAAGTCACTCACACGCAGGacaagccattcaaatgcgagttCTGTGACAAGAGTTTTGCACTGCAAACCCGTCTGTATGATCACTCCATTCTTCACAGGGATGAGAAGCAGTATAAATGCAACTTTTGTGGGAAGAGATTTGCAAAACGTGCTTATATAAAATCGCATTTATTAACACACACAGACGAAAAACCATTTAAGTGTCCTCTCTGTGAAAAGTGTTATGCTAGTAAGCATCAACTTGCAGGACATACTTTATCTCACGCACCGGAGAAACCCAACAAGTGCAACTTGTGTGGTAAGAGTTTTGTTCGTAAACGTGCTCTTCGAACACACATAATAACTCACACGAATGAGAAACACTACAAATGCAATTATTGTGATAAAAACTTCGCTTTGATGGATTATCTTCgaagacacttaagaaatgtacATAGTAAAGATATATCTTGA
- the LOC138715257 gene encoding zinc finger protein OZF-like isoform X4: MDELEMDPLIPKIEDVNEKEEKPLSTAGNFLEVNVNEIKIEPPEPNTDAESNIKCEKNEDCSSFPVVKYEDEEESWNTDAVKEEPVSDETEDDDDLIETSLKPVSHEGARTQESDYIVTLEDMKQQSPTEAESKFFKCNICERRFGSKQVLHNHIKTHTNEKPFKCDTCEKSFALLPYLRAHVLTHTDQKSFSCNVCDKSFALRIHLRRHEARHKAERPFKCDICHKDFAQIKCLRQHKVTHTQDKPFKCEFCDKSFALQTRLYDHSILHRDEKQYKCNFCGKRFAKRAYIKSHLLTHTDEKPFKCPLCEKCYASKHQLAGHTLSHAPEKPNKCNLCGKSFVRKRALRTHIITHTNEKHYKCNYCDKNFALMDYLRRHLRNVHSKDIS, encoded by the exons ATGGATGAACTGGAGATGGACCCCTTGATTCCAAAGATTGAAGACgtaaatgaaaaagaagagaaaccACTCTCAACG GCAGGGAATTTCTTGGAAGTTAATGTGAATGAGATCAAGATAGAACCTCCAGAACCGAACACTGATGCCGaatcaaatataaaatgtgaaaaaaatgaaGATTGCAGTTCATTTCCTGTCGTTAAGTATGAAGATGAG GAAGAGTCATGGAATACGGATGCTGTCAAGGAGGAGCCAGTGTCAGATGAGACCGAGGATGACGACGATTTGATTGAAAC gtCCTTAAAGCCTGTTTCCCATGAGGGTGCGAGAACCCAAGAAAGTGACTACATTGTCACACTGGAAGATATGAAGCAGCAGAGTCCTACAGAAGCAGAGTCGAAGTTTTTCAAATGCAACATTTGCGAGAGGCGTTTTGGAAGTAAGCAAGTCCTTCACAATCACATAAAAACTCACACGAACGAAAAACCTTTTAAGTGTGACACGTGTGAGAAGAGTTTTGCTCTATTACCGTATCTTAGGGCACACGTATTGACACACACAGACCAGAAATCCTTCAGTTGCAACGTTTGTGACAAAAGTTTTGCACTGCGCATTCATCTTCGAAGACACGAAGCAAGACACAAAGCTGAGAGGCCTTTCAAGTGTGACATTTGTCATAAAGATTTTGCACAAATAAAGTGTCTGCGGCAACACAAAGTCACTCACACGCAGGacaagccattcaaatgcgagttCTGTGACAAGAGTTTTGCACTGCAAACCCGTCTGTATGATCACTCCATTCTTCACAGGGATGAGAAGCAGTATAAATGCAACTTTTGTGGGAAGAGATTTGCAAAACGTGCTTATATAAAATCGCATTTATTAACACACACAGACGAAAAACCATTTAAGTGTCCTCTCTGTGAAAAGTGTTATGCTAGTAAGCATCAACTTGCAGGACATACTTTATCTCACGCACCGGAGAAACCCAACAAGTGCAACTTGTGTGGTAAGAGTTTTGTTCGTAAACGTGCTCTTCGAACACACATAATAACTCACACGAATGAGAAACACTACAAATGCAATTATTGTGATAAAAACTTCGCTTTGATGGATTATCTTCgaagacacttaagaaatgtacATAGTAAAGATATATCTTGA